The Bacillota bacterium genome includes a window with the following:
- the lpdA gene encoding dihydrolipoyl dehydrogenase, translated as MPQPEARDAVIMEPPVKTTSPLVEVEQLLERAAQMEQCLPQQEVQPQMLRSEQFDVDVTVIGAGPGGYVGAIRAAQLGGRVVCVEKEYLGGCCLNWGCIPTKAMIAGVERYQQVKHAEMFGIRVGEVSIDFGGLMAHKDKVVSTLRNGIASLFKKNGVRHIVGTGRIAGHHTVEVVKSDGSTETIRTRAIVIATGSAPVRLPITGLEGDGIWTSDDAVSAKEVPPRMVIIGAGAIGCEFGYIYNGLGSKVTVVEIMPQILPHEDADIAAELQRSLTRQGIRFLLNSRVTEVKHSKNGVKQVVVQTEKGEEVIECEVVLVAVGRRAVLDGLGLETVNIKTHEKGIAVNDKMETNVPDIYAIGDVTGRIQLAHVASMEGIVAASNAMGQERRMNYRAVPSCVYTVPEVASVGLTEQRAREQGYDVRVGKYAFRGLGKAMAMGEREGLVKVVAEARYGEILGIHIVGPHATDLIGEPVTAIQLESTIEEMTHTIHAHPTLTEALLEAYEDTERMAIHK; from the coding sequence ATGCCACAACCTGAAGCTCGAGATGCTGTTATTATGGAACCACCCGTGAAAACAACAAGTCCTCTCGTCGAGGTGGAACAGTTACTGGAGCGCGCCGCGCAGATGGAACAATGTCTTCCCCAGCAGGAGGTACAACCGCAGATGCTACGTTCCGAACAGTTTGATGTGGACGTAACCGTTATCGGCGCAGGACCAGGCGGATACGTGGGAGCCATTCGCGCCGCGCAGCTCGGGGGGCGTGTGGTTTGTGTGGAGAAAGAGTATCTGGGCGGGTGTTGTCTGAACTGGGGATGCATCCCCACGAAGGCAATGATTGCCGGGGTGGAACGCTACCAACAGGTGAAACACGCGGAGATGTTTGGCATCCGGGTCGGTGAGGTAAGTATCGATTTCGGCGGGCTGATGGCACACAAAGACAAGGTGGTTTCTACCCTGCGCAACGGCATCGCCAGCCTCTTCAAAAAGAACGGTGTGCGCCACATCGTGGGAACCGGACGTATTGCAGGACATCACACGGTAGAGGTAGTGAAATCGGACGGCTCCACCGAAACCATCCGTACCCGTGCGATTGTGATTGCCACCGGTTCCGCGCCGGTACGCCTGCCAATAACCGGATTGGAAGGCGACGGCATCTGGACCAGCGACGACGCGGTGTCGGCGAAAGAGGTCCCACCCCGTATGGTCATTATCGGGGCAGGGGCAATCGGCTGTGAGTTCGGCTACATCTACAACGGGCTTGGGAGCAAGGTGACGGTGGTGGAGATTATGCCCCAGATACTGCCCCACGAGGATGCCGACATCGCCGCCGAGCTGCAGCGCAGCCTCACGCGCCAGGGCATTCGCTTCCTGTTGAACTCGCGCGTCACCGAGGTCAAGCACAGTAAAAACGGCGTCAAGCAGGTGGTGGTGCAGACCGAAAAGGGCGAGGAGGTCATCGAGTGCGAGGTCGTGCTGGTTGCTGTCGGACGGCGTGCAGTGCTGGACGGACTGGGGCTGGAAACGGTGAACATCAAGACGCACGAGAAAGGCATTGCCGTAAACGATAAGATGGAGACCAACGTGCCGGACATCTACGCCATCGGTGACGTGACAGGGCGTATCCAGCTGGCGCATGTGGCGTCGATGGAGGGCATTGTGGCGGCAAGCAATGCAATGGGGCAGGAGCGACGCATGAACTACCGCGCAGTGCCCAGCTGCGTGTACACGGTGCCGGAAGTGGCTTCGGTCGGGCTGACCGAGCAGCGAGCTCGTGAGCAGGGATACGACGTGCGCGTGGGTAAATATGCGTTCCGCGGACTGGGCAAGGCGATGGCGATGGGCGAACGAGAAGGTCTGGTGAAGGTGGTAGCGGAAGCCCGCTATGGGGAGATTCTGGGTATACATATCGTGGGCCCCCACGCTACCGACCTCATCGGCGAGCCGGTAACCGCCATCCAGCTGGAGAGTACCATTGAGGAGATGACCCACACCATTCATGCCCATCCGACCCTGACCGAAGCCCTTCTGGAGGCTTACGAAGACACCGAGAGGATGGCTATTCACAAGTGA
- the greA gene encoding transcription elongation factor GreA, protein MAEEIILTREGYEKLKQELEHLKTIGRAQSAERIRRARAQGDLSENFEYHEAKRAQAMLEGRIRELQRILEVAQVVDHLPNEDGVVTVGSVVTVEDLEHREKWAFRIVDTASAAVFGADEEYEHVSAASPLGQALVGKKVGDIVQVETPGGIVDYEILSVHT, encoded by the coding sequence ATGGCTGAAGAGATTATCCTCACACGCGAAGGGTATGAGAAGCTGAAACAGGAGCTGGAGCACCTGAAGACCATCGGACGGGCGCAGAGCGCCGAGCGCATCCGGCGTGCCCGCGCGCAAGGGGATCTGAGCGAGAACTTCGAGTACCACGAGGCGAAACGCGCGCAGGCAATGTTGGAAGGGCGCATTCGGGAGTTGCAGCGCATCCTGGAAGTCGCACAGGTGGTGGACCACCTGCCCAACGAAGATGGGGTGGTCACGGTGGGCAGTGTCGTAACCGTCGAGGACCTGGAGCATCGCGAGAAGTGGGCTTTCCGCATTGTGGATACAGCCTCGGCGGCGGTGTTCGGGGCAGACGAGGAATATGAACACGTCTCGGCTGCCTCGCCCCTCGGGCAGGCACTGGTTGGCAAAAAGGTGGGTGACATTGTGCAGGTTGAAACGCCCGGCGGCATCGTCGACTACGAGATACTCTCCGTTCACACCTGA
- a CDS encoding FtsW/RodA/SpoVE family cell cycle protein — translation MSDWKREGTLVLMAGTVNLLAGLCAWMGILSTRTLSGSQHLIVLLGVALAAALPLFVHRLMRQRTSPGDPVILPITFLLGGVGLANLLGTVGSDDIALVTKHCLGLFAGGVIVVLLAGMNHTQRKTLLEYRYLWALLALLLGVLLLIFGRGPGGARLQLFGFLPVEAMKLLLVLFAAGYAARRFGTLSPPRTGIHWWQLRWQELLPLLVMFAFMLGIFVLARDFGPALTLYLTLLVMLYLVTGRAVLLIPAVLLMLTGILLVEALGIGVLPTRVAMWLSPWQITEDHARHLAHSLWALSTGGLFGSGIGLGKPQSVPFARSDSVFSMWGEHLGLVGTLSLLCLYALWLGRFIRIAQRSATSEDCLLAAGIAVLQGTQIVLICAGITGLLPMTGMSLPFVAQGNSALLANSAMVGLLYSITAHPSPQPAPSSTGRYRFRLRVLAWAFTLIILGLIGARSFWIQGIQADDIATRPLMVRLPKSEPHRVTNPRLTAIAQRIPRGRILDSTGAVLAETRDGRRVYPCGEACAQLVGWLDARFGGPSGAEARYNRRLRGYDSTRDLLRLYRRKDLPFFRLPEGQDVTLTISRGAQQRALRAIRQAYPNGNATFVLIEPDSGHVLVAAGTPTFDPNQLNPTLWQQLRTRKDAPLVFRPVDGLYPPGSVFKVVTAAAALEKGVPLRHRCRHIERNVRWKVGDKTFVKSRLSDHPTMRAHGTLGLRDALRLSCNLYFGHLAIALQPATLYETATAVGFQRVPKPDEMAAELPDCGFGQGKILASPLEVANLMATIARDGTWRRAVFAPGNNPSRPVLSDATAEALRQMLGEVVQTGTAYGIFTGTGWEVYGKTGTAETSEGKRKPHGWFAGVVQNDNLPPLAFALILEHGGSGREAARASRKILQQVLPVLQQR, via the coding sequence ATGTCTGATTGGAAGCGAGAAGGTACCCTGGTGCTCATGGCAGGAACGGTTAACCTGCTGGCAGGACTATGTGCGTGGATGGGTATCCTGTCAACGCGAACCCTTTCGGGTAGCCAGCATCTGATAGTGCTTCTGGGCGTAGCCCTCGCAGCAGCGTTACCCCTGTTTGTGCACCGGCTCATGCGCCAGCGCACCTCGCCCGGAGACCCCGTTATCCTGCCCATCACGTTCCTGCTTGGCGGAGTTGGCCTGGCAAACCTGCTGGGCACTGTGGGCAGCGACGATATCGCCCTTGTCACGAAGCACTGTCTGGGGCTGTTCGCAGGTGGCGTGATCGTAGTGCTGCTCGCAGGCATGAATCATACTCAGAGAAAGACCCTGCTGGAGTATCGCTACCTGTGGGCGTTGCTGGCGCTGTTGCTGGGGGTGCTTCTGCTGATTTTCGGCAGGGGTCCGGGAGGGGCGCGCCTGCAGCTGTTCGGTTTTTTGCCGGTGGAAGCCATGAAACTCTTGCTGGTGCTGTTTGCTGCAGGATACGCCGCACGACGTTTTGGCACGCTGTCGCCTCCGCGCACCGGTATCCACTGGTGGCAGTTGCGCTGGCAGGAGCTGCTCCCGTTGCTGGTGATGTTCGCCTTCATGCTGGGCATTTTTGTGCTGGCACGCGATTTCGGTCCTGCCCTGACGCTGTACCTGACCTTGCTGGTGATGCTCTATCTGGTCACGGGAAGGGCGGTGCTGCTGATACCGGCAGTCCTCCTGATGTTAACAGGCATCCTTCTGGTGGAGGCGCTGGGAATTGGTGTATTGCCTACTCGTGTAGCGATGTGGCTGTCACCCTGGCAGATTACCGAAGACCATGCGCGCCATCTGGCGCACAGCCTGTGGGCGCTATCCACCGGAGGTCTGTTCGGCAGCGGTATCGGGCTGGGTAAGCCGCAGAGCGTGCCCTTCGCCCGATCCGACTCGGTGTTCAGCATGTGGGGGGAACATCTGGGGTTGGTCGGAACCCTGTCTCTGCTTTGCCTGTACGCCCTGTGGCTCGGGCGATTCATACGCATTGCGCAGCGTTCTGCTACCAGTGAAGACTGCCTGCTGGCGGCGGGCATTGCCGTGCTTCAGGGCACTCAGATAGTGCTAATCTGCGCAGGCATTACGGGTCTGTTGCCGATGACCGGCATGTCGCTTCCCTTCGTGGCTCAGGGCAACTCCGCTCTGCTGGCAAACAGCGCGATGGTGGGTTTGCTCTACAGCATCACCGCGCACCCATCGCCACAACCTGCTCCCTCCAGCACCGGAAGATATCGTTTCCGCCTGCGCGTGCTGGCATGGGCGTTCACGCTGATTATCCTAGGCCTGATTGGCGCGCGCAGTTTCTGGATCCAGGGCATCCAGGCGGACGACATAGCGACACGTCCTCTGATGGTGCGACTGCCCAAAAGCGAACCTCACCGGGTGACCAACCCCCGACTGACCGCCATTGCCCAGCGCATCCCGAGAGGGCGGATTCTGGACTCCACCGGAGCGGTGCTGGCGGAAACACGGGATGGACGTCGGGTATACCCCTGCGGCGAAGCATGTGCGCAGCTGGTAGGCTGGCTGGATGCCCGCTTTGGAGGTCCATCGGGTGCTGAGGCGCGTTACAACCGACGCCTGCGGGGATACGACAGCACGCGCGACCTGTTGCGCCTCTACCGAAGGAAAGACCTGCCCTTCTTCCGCCTGCCGGAGGGACAGGATGTGACTTTGACCATCTCGCGGGGGGCGCAACAGCGTGCCCTGCGCGCCATTCGGCAGGCTTACCCGAACGGCAATGCGACATTCGTGCTGATAGAGCCTGATTCGGGGCATGTGCTAGTAGCAGCGGGCACACCAACCTTTGACCCCAACCAGCTGAACCCCACTTTGTGGCAACAGCTGCGAACGCGCAAAGACGCCCCGCTGGTGTTCCGACCGGTGGATGGTCTCTACCCACCCGGCTCGGTGTTCAAGGTAGTCACTGCGGCAGCTGCGCTGGAGAAGGGAGTGCCCCTGCGCCACCGATGTCGCCATATCGAGCGCAACGTGCGCTGGAAGGTGGGCGATAAGACCTTCGTGAAGTCTCGCCTGAGTGACCATCCAACGATGCGGGCGCACGGTACGCTGGGCTTAAGGGATGCCCTCCGGCTGTCCTGCAACCTCTACTTCGGGCACTTAGCCATCGCCCTGCAACCCGCAACGCTTTATGAGACCGCCACTGCGGTGGGCTTTCAACGTGTCCCCAAACCCGATGAAATGGCGGCGGAACTGCCCGATTGTGGCTTCGGACAGGGCAAGATACTGGCATCGCCTCTGGAGGTGGCGAACCTGATGGCGACTATAGCCCGAGACGGCACCTGGCGCAGGGCTGTTTTCGCCCCAGGAAACAACCCGTCCAGACCGGTTCTGAGTGATGCCACCGCCGAGGCTCTTCGGCAGATGCTGGGCGAGGTGGTGCAAACGGGTACGGCATACGGTATCTTCACCGGAACCGGCTGGGAAGTGTACGGCAAAACAGGCACTGCTGAAACCAGCGAGGGTAAACGCAAACCGCACGGTTGGTTTGCCGGCGTGGTGCAAAACGACAACCTGCCCCCGCTGGCGTTTGCGCTCATATTGGAACACGGCGGTAGTGGGCGCGAAGCTGCCCGCGCCAGCCGAAAAATCCTGCAACAGGTGCTTCCCGTGCTACAGCAGCGATAA
- a CDS encoding BMP family ABC transporter substrate-binding protein encodes MRRMHLLLVFSALVLFSACAKKPSAPTSGEAPVGEKKKLRAAMVTDIAGIGDRSFNESAWRGLQRAQKDLGAEVRFLESAKLPDYEQNLRLLAQQKYDVVIAVGFAMEDALKKVAPQFPNVVFAIVDGNAPDLPNCVSLKFREHEGSFLVGALAGAMTKTDVVGFVGGMEIPLIKKFEAGYRAGVMTTNPKAKVLVGYTGNWTDSAKGKELALSQFERGADIVYHASGQCGLGVIEAAKARGKGHFAIGVDSDQDYIAPGFVLTSMIKSVDNAVFEVCKSVQEGTFQPGTRDLGIKENGVGLSPMQYTKHLVPQQVLDKIEILRQMIAEGKLKVPQSEEELKAFQPPALP; translated from the coding sequence GTGAGACGTATGCATCTATTGCTTGTGTTCAGTGCGCTCGTGCTGTTCAGCGCGTGCGCAAAGAAGCCATCCGCGCCCACGTCGGGTGAGGCTCCGGTGGGGGAGAAGAAAAAGTTGCGCGCGGCGATGGTCACCGACATCGCCGGTATCGGAGACCGTTCGTTCAACGAATCGGCGTGGCGTGGTTTACAGCGGGCGCAGAAGGATCTGGGTGCCGAAGTGCGTTTTCTGGAATCCGCCAAACTGCCCGACTATGAGCAAAACCTGCGCTTGCTGGCACAGCAGAAGTACGATGTGGTGATTGCGGTCGGCTTCGCGATGGAAGACGCACTGAAGAAGGTCGCTCCGCAATTTCCGAACGTCGTTTTCGCCATCGTGGACGGCAACGCCCCCGATTTGCCCAACTGCGTGTCGCTGAAGTTCCGCGAACATGAGGGGTCTTTCCTCGTGGGTGCGCTGGCAGGTGCCATGACCAAAACCGACGTGGTGGGCTTTGTGGGAGGCATGGAGATACCGCTGATTAAGAAGTTCGAGGCGGGTTACCGTGCGGGAGTGATGACCACCAATCCGAAGGCGAAGGTGCTTGTCGGATACACGGGCAACTGGACAGACAGCGCCAAAGGTAAAGAGCTCGCCCTGTCGCAGTTCGAGCGGGGAGCGGACATCGTGTACCATGCCTCCGGGCAGTGCGGACTGGGGGTCATCGAAGCCGCCAAAGCGCGGGGCAAAGGACATTTCGCCATTGGCGTGGATTCCGACCAGGACTACATCGCGCCCGGCTTCGTGCTGACCAGCATGATCAAGAGCGTGGACAACGCCGTTTTCGAGGTGTGCAAGTCTGTGCAGGAGGGCACTTTCCAGCCGGGCACACGCGACTTAGGCATCAAGGAGAACGGTGTCGGTCTCAGCCCCATGCAATACACGAAGCACCTTGTGCCCCAGCAGGTGCTGGACAAAATAGAAATCCTGCGCCAGATGATAGCGGAAGGCAAACTGAAAGTGCCTCAAAGCGAGGAGGAATTGAAGGCATTCCAGCCTCCCGCCCTGCCGTAG
- a CDS encoding Uma2 family endonuclease — MGIPKYLPHYTYEDYKHWEGRWELIQGIPFAMSPQPSFQHQRVSQRIAYELERALEGCTRCRTVLPVDWKIAEDTVVQTDNMVVCGEVTNPSYLDKPPVLVFEVLSPSTEQKDRLLKAELYASQGVKYYVLVEPQVQQAEVLELERGEYQKVAVLHDQKWRFDLEECQIEVDFSGFWK; from the coding sequence ATGGGAATCCCAAAGTATCTGCCTCACTACACCTACGAGGACTACAAACACTGGGAAGGGCGGTGGGAGCTCATTCAGGGCATACCGTTTGCCATGAGCCCCCAGCCCTCCTTCCAGCATCAGCGGGTGTCCCAACGTATCGCGTATGAGCTGGAACGCGCTCTGGAAGGCTGTACCCGATGCCGCACCGTGCTACCCGTGGACTGGAAAATCGCCGAAGACACCGTGGTGCAAACTGACAATATGGTGGTCTGCGGGGAGGTGACCAATCCGTCGTACCTCGATAAGCCTCCGGTGCTGGTGTTCGAAGTACTTTCTCCCTCCACCGAGCAAAAAGACCGCCTGTTGAAGGCGGAACTTTACGCCTCGCAGGGCGTCAAATACTATGTTCTGGTGGAACCGCAGGTGCAACAGGCGGAAGTACTTGAGTTGGAGCGTGGCGAGTATCAGAAGGTAGCCGTGTTACATGACCAGAAATGGCGTTTTGACCTGGAAGAATGCCAGATAGAGGTGGATTTTTCAGGATTCTGGAAGTGA
- a CDS encoding WecB/TagA/CpsF family glycosyltransferase, producing the protein MQAATLSVREEIPAVSLFGVRVHAVSMDEAIRHILCFVQERIPRQVVTADSSMVVMAQQDAHLREIINRADLVTPDSIGILWACRRQGIRMPERVSGVDIVARLAEVSAQTGLRLYFLGAQPGVAEEAARHLQERFSGVQIAGCHDGYFPPEQEEAVVERIRQAAPDVLCVALGIPKQEKWIDRYRQVLGVPVSIGVGGTFDVLSGRVRRAPLWMQRMGMEWLWRVAHNPRKISKVMLLPRFAWMVMTNRSGIEVVRDG; encoded by the coding sequence ATGCAAGCGGCGACGTTATCGGTGCGCGAGGAGATACCGGCGGTTTCGCTGTTCGGGGTGCGCGTCCATGCGGTCAGTATGGACGAAGCCATTCGACACATTCTGTGCTTTGTGCAGGAGCGCATCCCGAGGCAGGTGGTTACCGCCGATTCGAGCATGGTGGTCATGGCGCAGCAGGATGCGCACCTCCGCGAAATCATCAACCGCGCGGACCTGGTCACCCCGGACAGCATCGGGATTCTGTGGGCATGTCGCAGACAGGGTATCAGGATGCCAGAGCGCGTCAGCGGGGTGGACATCGTGGCGCGGCTGGCAGAGGTCAGCGCGCAGACAGGGTTGCGGCTTTACTTCTTGGGGGCGCAGCCGGGCGTTGCCGAAGAAGCGGCGCGCCACCTGCAGGAAAGGTTCTCGGGCGTGCAGATAGCGGGCTGCCACGACGGGTACTTCCCTCCCGAACAGGAAGAGGCGGTGGTGGAGCGTATCCGTCAGGCGGCTCCCGATGTGCTGTGCGTGGCGCTGGGCATTCCCAAGCAGGAAAAATGGATTGACCGCTATCGGCAGGTGCTGGGGGTGCCGGTCAGTATCGGTGTCGGCGGGACGTTCGATGTCTTATCGGGGCGGGTGCGCCGCGCACCGCTGTGGATGCAGAGGATGGGCATGGAGTGGTTATGGCGCGTGGCGCACAACCCGCGTAAAATCTCCAAAGTGATGTTATTACCACGCTTTGCATGGATGGTAATGACGAATCGAAGCGGTATAGAGGTTGTTCGCGATGGCTGA
- a CDS encoding glycoside hydrolase family 55 protein gives MRPQDGSLSRREVLWKMGAFAGVASLGGAPSQASKPASHAQGIDVRELGAQGDGKADDTPAFEKAIEAARSAGLAVFVPRGAYRLTRTLVVENISLSGPTPGVWCADTDVLPILLPEQRDQPCLHLKAGGGLQALAIRYDWQGEPTSGPPAIVVSGVGAYLSHVKILYCWDGVLADGVSNIGRFNMENVFIVAPRNIGVRVTGTWDAPTIRNVEVWNLGPVPRPLEKGVGFDLGKNDLIRLSDCFVFAMNIGYLLRDEIPDATIKGGTWGMLTGCSTDFCSIGIDVRGEHTLSVAGGSFWNHHQSLRVNGKNARVRVAGAEMKSNAAPCIEVMQSEQVVVSGCSLLRPMTEYAFPAVHLKGGLTTMTGCHIHSATEGLRVESGVRAALVSENTIETPAGKAVVHDAGDSASVRVDRNVFVEPG, from the coding sequence ATGCGACCACAAGATGGTTCCCTGTCCCGTCGGGAAGTGCTGTGGAAAATGGGCGCATTTGCCGGCGTCGCCTCCCTTGGTGGCGCGCCTTCACAGGCAAGTAAACCTGCTTCCCATGCCCAGGGCATCGATGTGCGCGAGTTGGGGGCGCAGGGCGACGGCAAAGCCGATGATACGCCCGCCTTCGAGAAAGCGATAGAAGCTGCCCGCTCCGCCGGGCTGGCGGTGTTCGTGCCGCGCGGCGCTTACCGACTGACGCGCACCCTGGTGGTAGAAAACATCAGCCTGAGCGGTCCCACTCCCGGCGTGTGGTGCGCCGATACCGACGTGTTGCCCATCCTGCTGCCCGAACAGCGAGACCAGCCCTGTCTGCACCTGAAAGCAGGCGGGGGCTTGCAGGCTCTGGCGATTCGCTATGACTGGCAGGGCGAACCGACCTCGGGACCTCCCGCGATAGTGGTCTCCGGCGTGGGCGCGTACCTTTCGCATGTCAAAATCCTGTACTGCTGGGACGGCGTGCTGGCGGACGGGGTGTCGAACATCGGTCGGTTTAACATGGAGAACGTGTTCATCGTCGCGCCACGCAACATCGGCGTGCGGGTCACCGGCACGTGGGACGCCCCCACCATCCGCAACGTGGAGGTGTGGAACCTTGGTCCCGTGCCGCGCCCGCTGGAGAAGGGCGTCGGCTTCGACCTGGGCAAAAACGACCTGATTCGCCTCAGCGACTGCTTCGTGTTCGCCATGAACATCGGCTACTTGCTGCGCGATGAGATACCCGACGCCACCATCAAAGGCGGCACGTGGGGGATGCTGACCGGCTGTTCCACCGACTTCTGCAGTATCGGCATCGACGTGCGCGGCGAGCATACGCTGAGCGTCGCGGGCGGGTCGTTTTGGAACCACCACCAGAGCCTGCGGGTGAACGGCAAGAACGCGCGGGTGCGCGTCGCCGGTGCGGAGATGAAGTCCAACGCCGCCCCCTGCATCGAGGTCATGCAATCGGAACAGGTGGTGGTCAGCGGCTGCAGTCTCCTGCGCCCGATGACGGAGTACGCCTTCCCCGCCGTCCACCTGAAAGGCGGTCTCACCACGATGACCGGATGCCACATCCATTCAGCCACCGAGGGACTGCGCGTGGAATCGGGGGTACGTGCCGCCCTGGTCAGTGAGAACACGATCGAGACGCCAGCCGGCAAGGCGGTGGTCCACGACGCTGGCGACAGCGCCTCCGTGCGGGTTGACAGGAATGTCTTTGTCGAGCCAGGGTGA
- a CDS encoding DUF5679 domain-containing protein, producing MEGYCVKCKAKKEMKNPTAITLKNGRPATVGTCVTCGTKIYKIGSNK from the coding sequence ATGGAGGGCTATTGCGTGAAGTGCAAAGCGAAAAAGGAGATGAAGAATCCGACCGCTATCACGCTGAAGAACGGACGCCCCGCGACCGTTGGCACTTGTGTGACCTGCGGAACCAAGATTTACAAGATTGGTAGCAACAAGTAG
- a CDS encoding universal stress protein, which produces MIVEARNDTVNLLGALTKNHWQTIKAAANLLLKRNPSGIIINCAGITECTEEGAETFADAQSYIQRHGARIVLCDIPDHVMEVLRRVPGVRSQLPVACTMAQARASLGLPSTYETSEAPSEKIVLLPVWEGMNAPYAAQHALHMTKDQHAVLHIVYILLVPQKLALATPMPEQEERAQRTLTELEEMARRARVKVEKRVERCRDLARGIVTVAEQERASQLILGITPGDLAAANGFLTTVLQKAPCEVMVVRAPATAGQAV; this is translated from the coding sequence ATGATTGTAGAAGCACGCAATGATACGGTCAACCTGCTCGGTGCGCTGACCAAAAACCACTGGCAGACGATCAAGGCGGCGGCAAACCTGTTACTGAAACGCAACCCGTCTGGCATCATCATCAACTGCGCGGGCATTACCGAGTGCACGGAAGAGGGCGCGGAGACCTTCGCCGATGCTCAATCGTATATCCAGAGGCACGGTGCGCGCATCGTGCTGTGCGATATTCCGGACCACGTGATGGAGGTGCTCCGCCGCGTACCGGGGGTGCGTTCGCAACTGCCCGTTGCCTGTACAATGGCGCAGGCGCGGGCTTCCCTGGGTCTGCCCAGCACGTATGAAACCTCAGAAGCTCCCTCCGAGAAGATTGTGCTGCTGCCCGTGTGGGAGGGGATGAACGCGCCGTATGCCGCTCAACACGCCCTGCACATGACCAAAGATCAGCACGCGGTGCTTCACATCGTGTACATCCTGCTGGTGCCTCAGAAACTGGCTCTTGCCACTCCCATGCCCGAGCAGGAGGAGCGCGCCCAGCGCACCCTGACCGAACTGGAAGAGATGGCGCGCCGCGCCCGGGTGAAGGTGGAAAAGCGCGTGGAGCGCTGCCGCGACCTGGCGCGAGGTATCGTCACCGTAGCCGAGCAGGAGAGAGCCAGCCAGCTGATTTTAGGCATCACGCCGGGCGACCTGGCGGCGGCAAACGGCTTTCTGACCACGGTACTGCAGAAAGCCCCCTGTGAGGTGATGGTGGTACGTGCGCCGGCAACCGCAGGGCAGGCAGTATAG